The following is a genomic window from Tripterygium wilfordii isolate XIE 37 chromosome 19, ASM1340144v1, whole genome shotgun sequence.
GATCAACTATTACCCATATAGCTATTTCGGGTCAACGACAATCCTATTACAAAATCCATTGTGATGTCTTCTCATTTTGCACTCGGGAATATGAGCTTGAGTCAAAACACCACTAGGACTTCTATGTTCGGCTTTTACTTGCTGATAGGTTAAACACTTTGACACATAATCTGCTATCTTTCTACTCATAGCTGGCCAAAAGTAATAAGGCCTTAAAGTCTGATACATCTTGGTCACTCCAGGATGTATCGAATATGGAGACAAATGTGTCTCTTCCATGATTCCTTATTCCTTGGAACCATTAATCTATCACCAAGTCTTAATGATCTTTCTTTAGCTATATGATAGATTTTATTTTCTCCGTTCTTTATAGCTTCATACCATCTCGCGTATCTAGTATCATTCAATTGTTCCGCCTTGATCTCATTATCCAATATTGGTCAAGTAGTAAAGTGAGCCATTACTTCCCCACCCTCAGTTTCACCTTCAATCTAAATCCCGGTCTTCAATAGTTCTATTTCAAGTTTAGTACTCGTTACTCCatatctcttctttcttggttcTAACTCTGACTTCCTACTCAAAGCGTCAGCCACTACATTGGCCTTCCTAGGGTGAGACTCAATAGTATCATAATCCTTCAACATTTCCAGCCACCTACGTTGCCTCAAATTCAGCTCTCTTTGATCTAATAAATACTTCAAACTCTTATGATCAATGAAACTCGAAATCAGACACCATAAAGGTAGTGTCTCTAAATCTTTAAAGCAAATACTATCGCAGCCAATTCTAGGTCATAAGTCGGGTAATTTCCTTCATGTTTCTTCAATTGTCATGAGGCGTATGCAACCACCTTCCCATtatgcatcaacacacaacctaGTCCTCTCTTCGAAGCGTCACTATACATATCATAATCCTCTTGTTCATTTGAAAGTATCAAAACCAGTGAGTTAGTCAATCTGCATTGCATACGTTTTTAATTTCCTTTCTCAACAACTTAGTCATTAGGGATGCgataattgaaaaattatccacgAACCTTCGATAATATACAGCTAATCCCAAGAAACTCCTAACCTCCGTAGGATTCTTCGAGGTTTCCCATCGTTCCATAGCCTTCATTGTTGCATTGTCAACCGTTACTCCTTGAGCGGAGATTACATGTCTTAAAAATGCCACTTGTTCTAGCCATAATTCACACTtgctcaacttagcatataattgatgTTCTCTCAAGGTTTCCAATATAATCTGTAAATGTCTTGCATGAGCATCAATCGTCTTTGAATAGATAAGTATGTCGTCAATGAATACAACAACGAACTTGTCTAAATACAGTCGAAACACTTTATTCATAAGATCCATAAATGCGGCTGGcacattggttagcccaaaaagcatcaccaaaaattcataatgACCATACCTTGAACGAAGAACCGATTGAACGAAGAACCGATTTATCTACATCAGATCTTTTTATCCTCAATTGGTGATATCCCGACCTCAAATCAATCTTTGAAAACACAATCGATCCTCTTAACTAGTAGAAATAAATCATCTATACTCGGTAATGGATATTAATTCTTAATTGTTAGCTTATTTAACCTCCTATAATCTACACATAATCGCAGTGAcccatctttctttttcacaaataaCACTATAGCACCCCATGGTGACATACTGGGCCAGATAAATCCTTTGTCTATTAACTCATGTAATTGAACGTTAAACACTTTCAGCTCAGCAGGTGCTATGCGTTATGGCGGCAAAGATACCGACTTCGTTTCAATTCCAAATCTATTGCAAAGTCAATTTCTTGTACTGGCGGTAATCCTGACAACTCTTCAAGAAATACGTCAGGAAAATCCACCACAATAGGAATACTCTCCAATCTAGGCTCATTAGCCTCCTTATTCAATACATATTAGCCTCCTTATTCAATACATAAGCCAAATAGGCTACACATCCCTTCTTTGCCAATCGTGTCGTCTCAACAACAGTTGCTAAACAACTTAAcaaaactcttctttctcctacAAAAATCATCGTAGGCTTATCAGGGCTCAGGATAATTACTTCCTTCATGAGGCAATCGAATTTCACTTTATGTGACTCTAACCAATCCATACCTACTATTACATCGTAATCGGATATTTGGGTAGATATCAAATCAATTACGAAAGGTTCTCCTTCAATTCTCAACAAACAATTTCTAGATATTCTCATCAACGTCACTGTCGTGCCAAAAGCAAATGTGACTTCCATCTTATCATTTAACCACCCTAACTCAATATCAACATGCTTTGAAATGGTAGCTTCATGATTAAACAGTTGCATCGTACCTGTGATAAGGTCTTCAGAGGTTTGCACCTCATCTCTTGTCGCTACATTGATTTGGGGTCTGCCTACTCGGCTTGCCTCCCCTTGATTATTTCCACCTCGTCCATTTTCGGATTCTCTAGCCTCGGACTGTTCCTCTATTGATTTCACTACTGAACACTTCTTTGTCCCACGGAGAAACTTCCCTGGTTATTACGGCAGTCACTCTAGTAGTGCCCCTTTCTCCCGCATTTAAAACTTCAATATAAGGGAAGAAAGTTGTCCTTCTACTCTGGATGTAACTACTAGATCATCTGCCTCTGTTTTGATTTCCTCTTCCCATGCTTCCTCTGCCATAACCTTGTGTTCCCAGTTGAACCACAGTTATTCCTAAATGACCTTGTATTATTTTCAGAATAGTTACCCCTACAGGATTGGCTTGACCCTAAATAGTCACCTTTTTTGGAGTTTTGGCTACTCAGGCCCCACCTGTATTTCTTTCTTCCTGGGACGAGTCCTTCCCTTTTAATGACCGCCTCAACAATATAGGCCTTTCTTAGCAATGTTTGAAAATCTACCCACTCAAATGGTTTAGTATAGTCTTGAATGTCCTCACAAAGTCCATGCTCAAACTTTCTACATTTAGCTTCCTCTGAGACAAATATTTCAACATAGAACTGTAGTAGTTCTTGAAATTTTTGTAGATATTCATACATAGTCATCCCTTTTTGTTTGAACACAAATAAATCACTTACTTGCTTGTCCACATAGCTCGAGGGATAGAACAATTTCTTGAATTGTATGGTGAAGTCCTTCCAAGTGATTCCTACCTGATTCTATTGTCTTTCCCTGTAAAGGGTCCACCACCTGAAAGCATGTCCTTGTAATAGGAAACTAAAAAATTCCAACTTCTTGGCATCATTCACATTTGACCATTTTCAATGCCCTTTCAACATTTCTAAGTCATGACTCAGCTTCGGTGGGATTTTTAGTCCCGTGGAATTGTTTCACGccaaatttcaaaaatcattCGTACGACACCTCCCTTTCTCCAACCTTAGGTGTAAGTGACAACTTTTACTATCGCTTTCACCaagtttaaaattttagtttcCCTGTCAATCCTTGTGGGCTATTGTGCAATCGTATCCCCATATATCTCAGTAGGGGGATCTTCAAGGTCCAACTCGTCCATCATTTCACTAACCACCGCCTCATTCACAACATCATACAAGTTGTTGTTCCAGCTTCTTTAGGTCTTACTTGAACATTACTCTTCTCTACTTCATCTTCTGAAAATCCATGGTAGGAGTCTTCTTCTAGTGGTAGGTTAGCGAATTCATCTTCCTCCGGAACATAGTATGGATCATCATCACTATCTTCATAATCCACCAATAGTGGATTTGTTTGAGGCATCTCTTTTGGATCCACTTGATCCTCATTGGATGAATAACGATGATTACAGGTATTGGGGCGTCTAgatattttacaatccaaacatGTCATGGGTAAATTATCTTATCTACCAAACACTATAATAAGGTTTTATAAATCACTCCATTTTATTTATAACATCAAGCACATAATATCCAACATGATTTCATAATTCAaacttttattatatatattaaacgaTTTTAGACATATACttaaaatttctttattcaacaaTGATTAAAATAACTATCTAATCCTCATCTATCCCACTAACTTCCCCATATGTAggatcatccactaagggattatctcCTAAAAGATCATCCTCTATGGGAACCCCTAAAATGCATCCTCAACtggatcttcttcttctgagtTTTCTTCTTTGTTGCCTCCTTGTTGTCCCTCCAGCATTTCCACATAGGTTTGCATCTCATTCAGGTTAGCTATCATAATTTGGTTATGTTGTTGCAAGCCATCCACTTACTCCTCCAGTTGAGTGCTCCTCTTCTCCAGTTGGGTATTCCTTCCCTGTTGcaacttcttctctctttctaggTTTTAGACCTCTCTCGCAAGCCTTTGCTCGATCTCCTTCAATTGGAAAATATAGCCTTTGAGCCTTATTTCCTCCATAATCTTGTGGTCCACAATCTTGTGGTACAACTATTTCTCGAGCCTCATCGTCTTGCTCCAGTTAAGGTCTTCAATCACGACATTGACATGTCGCTTGATTTCCTCAATCATGAATCCGACAGCATGATCATAATACTCATGAGTCTCCGAAACTTTTTTCCCTACCACTCTAAAAGCGTGTGTAGGGGTGGTACTTTCACCCCTTAGGATCACACTCATAGCTCTAAATCTCATGTCGGCTCACTCGAGTTCTAATGATATACCGGATCCTCATAGCCCAGCTTCCTAACCAAGTCATCAAGGATCCTTCCTCGATTCAGTACAACTCGTTGTTCGTCCATTTCACCTATCACCAAAATTTCACCCAATGACTCAATCAGACTCCAACATAAATTCATAAATCCTAAATGTCATAAATCCTTTTTTTCTTAGTTTTTCTACTACCATCCTTTTAAGCTTTGCTCCAATACCAAAAATGTGACACCCCTATTTTAAGGTGCCACATGACACGTTAAACTGACCAAAAGTAAACCTCGTGACCTTTGACCCATCCACCGTAAGCCTTAtcgaacaaaattaaataaacacaaCCTTAAATGTTAAATTTATATCATATTGTTACAATATTTCAAGTCTAAACAAACTTAACATAAATAAATTCTTAACGCCCTCCATCTTTAAGGCCACGTCCTCTTTGATTCCTCCTCCAAAATTCATGATTATTTTTCTATACGATTGAAATGTGCAGGAGAGGTCAGATCGGCTATATTATTAGTTCAAGAAATTAatgtatattttttcaaaatatatttttaattcaagaaaataaatttccaAATATCTCAAAATTTACTGTTCATAGAGTAATCCCTTACTAGGCCTAGTCATAACTAGCCTCAAGTTCACATTTCAAAGTATGGATTAGTCATAGACTAAGCCCATACTAAGTCTAACCACAACTAGCCTTGAATCAATCAATAACAAATGCCATATAAGTACCATTTTGACAACTTATGGACACATAGATCCACCTTAATACCCCGTATTTTGTGAGTCCGTTAAAACGGATAAGTGTCCTTAGTAGTAATATCTATTAAGCCACATAGGGTTCTAGAGATTATAATTGTAAATTTAGAAATATTAAAACGAAATGGATTTAATCATAAGAATATTCAATGGAATAGATGATGGTAGAATTGTAATTATACAAGTGACAGATATGTAAATTCTAGAAATTGAAGGACAGGATAgtcttttgaaaaagaaaaaaaataaaactgaaataaaatcaaaatttatgaaATAAATCTAAATCGATtaagttagaaaaataaaagacaaaaccTAATTAGATGTGCTCTCACAGTAAGCCACAACACAAGCCTCCTTTAGTCTTCTTGCTCTTTCGTGACCAGCTGCACGACAACCCCTTCCTCCACCACAATGAGTAACTTCCAACCACCCTAGAGATGCCGACTAGCCGTCACCACCAGCCAAGACCATCCACATATTTGATTTCCTCCTCTGGTTCCCTAAATCAAGAGATTTGAACTCCCTTCTTTGATCTTGCTTGGGTTTACAACAAAGGGGAATTTGACACTTGAATCTGTTTCTTTTTGTCTATTAGGAACTATCTTTGAAGGTCTCTACAAGTTGGTAAGAACTAcacttggtatcggagctttagGTTCTAGTGTCCTAGCTTTGTGTGTCTATGGGCTACACTATGCGTCTCCACAGCCGGTACGTAAGTTCAATATTGGTCATGTAGTCTGAATTATTAATACTATATTTGGTTCTGATACTTATGTTCCTAGAGTTAGACGCAAGTTCTATTTGTGTTATAGTTGTAAGTTGTTAGTGAATTATGCTGTAAGTTATTGTGCTATACTCTTAGTTATGTATTGTTAGTGAAATATGCTATGTTTATATGTTAAATATACATTCAACTTGACTAAAAAGTTGTGTGTATAGTTATTGTTAGAGGTTTAAAGATGCCCATGAAAATGgttaatcaagaaaaaaaaattatttggtgGTGTGATGAACAAGAAAGTGTTATCCACACTCCTTGGTTCATAAAGttaaataaaataccaaaattttACGATATTAATGGCATCCAAAGTAATAGTAATCTTGCTCGATGAAAAGGGTTCTATGTTATGTGTCTTGATTGATAAGTATGTGTCTTACCGAAAgaatgataaattgataattttcgGTGACCACGTCAACCTAATGACGATAAGTCAAAAAATGGGTTGGACTTAAGGTTTTAGAATTTTATGGATGCTTCATAGTAATTAAGAAGTATgagaaatttttaatatttaagttTAAGTTGTGAAACCAAAACTCAAGAGTATTGGGTATGTGGTATGTAACATACATGTTGAGGTATGCAGTTAAATCCTAGAAAAGTTGGAAAGAAAATTTTACGAAAAGTTGATCTTTAAGTTAATGAGTTTAAAGTTGTTAAGTGGTAGAAAAATGGGGAAAGTGTATTGTGAGATCCTTGGTCCTACTAAGATCTAAGAGTGGGTAAGTAACTCCTAGTGAgaattgagaaatttcaaagatcaCTAAGTTGTGTGGATGGTAATATATGTCATAAATGATTAAAGAAAAATTTTTAATACTCAAAGTAAATTTGTGAGTGTTGGATGTTGTGGTGACCAATGGAGTTGTTTAGAGATTAGTGCACTTTATGTCAAGAGAATGATCTTAATTGTAATGCAGTAAATCTCTAAGTAATAGTATGATGTTCTTGATTAAGAACGCCACGTGAGAAATTAATGTTTAAATGTTAGTGGAAATTATGTCTATTTAAGTGACGATCATGTAACTAAATGTCTTTGATGATGAAAGTGTAGTTGTGAAATGCTAGAAGCATATTGAAGTTTTTAGATATAGATGAATCCTTATATCTTGAACTTGTGGAGAGGTTCTCGCGTAAGTTGCTAATATTGTAAAATATGACATATTaatagaaaatcaaagaaattgttGAAGTTGTTCACTTGTGAATGTATGTTAAAGGAACATTTGAATACTAGTGAAAGTTGTAAAGGTATGGTGTAtagtgaagttgaaaatttgtATGGTGAATGTAAAAGGTAAGGTGGATGATATGAAACATATATGTTGAGTTTAGATTAACTTTGTCGATCACATTGATTATTATGGAAGACATGTATGTTTATGGTTGCATACAACTTTTTGGTAATTTGTGCTAGTTAGAAATATTTAGTGTAAGTTCTCAAATTTGTTATTGAAGACATTTTTACTCAATTATGTggatttataaattaattatttaagtgGTATTTGTGATGTCATGATTGGAGTATGATGGTTATGGTGTATCAAATATTGTTTTTAAAGGATAATTGTTTCCAAGGgtttgattgatgatcttattGTAATTAAGGTTGTGGGATTTTGATAATATGGGTAAAGTAGTAACTCCTTAGTGGATAATCTATCATACAATAGGCTTGGATCTTCATCGTTTCAGCAGTACTCGGTGATTCTTCTTCTATAGGAAGGTATATAGAATGAATGTTACACGTGATATATTATGGTATATTACAATAATGATGATTATATTTTggatacaattttttttctagagGGCAATAATAATTAACTAATATTTTAAAGTAGTAGTGTTAATTTGGGTGATTGTTGACCGATTGACACAATTTGCTCACTTTTTGGTGATAAGGAAAATTGATCATCTCTTTTCTCATTAATTATGAAATTATTTGGGCATTGCTTGGCGCATCTATTGACTCAGTTTGACAATGTCTGTTTTCTTCGTTTTCATTGGCAAATTTGTTAATTCTGTGGGTTTTTCCTTCAAGCTAGTTAGAGAGATCATGTGCTGCTTTAATTAGTTCTAGAtttcaaattaaagaaaaaaaatatgtttgctGAGTTTCATGGCTTGTGTTAAATACTACATAGGAAAAGAAATGTTGTTAACTTTCATGTATTGTAATTAACTTTGAACTAGTTTTTATCGAATTTGCAAAAAAATTGTTGGCGGTAACTTATAAAATGTCTAGGTATTATAAatttaaagataaaataaatattttatgagAAGCATAACTAAGTTTCCCTATAATTTTGTGTTATGTGATTGCTCTAAACAAATTTTAAGGTGGTGTTAGTACTAACACGTATTTTGTTTATGTTCCTTGTGAGTGCCTTCCTTGGGTAGTGAATACTATC
Proteins encoded in this region:
- the LOC119985505 gene encoding uncharacterized protein LOC119985505, with the protein product MDLMNKVFRLYLDKFVVVFIDDILIYSKTIDAHARHLQIILETLREHQLYAKLSKCELWLEQVAFLRHVISAQGVTVDNATMKAMERWETSKNPTEVRSFLGLAVYYRRLTNSLVLILSNEQEDYDMYSDASKRGLDLETLPLWCLISSFIDHKSLKYLLDQRELNLRQRRWLEMLKDYDTIESHPRKANVVADALSRKSELEPRKKRYGVTSTKLEIELLKTGI